In Pantoea agglomerans, the genomic stretch ATGTGCCGCTGGCGGCGCAGACCGTCAGCCAGATGGTGGATAACGTGCTGGCGCAGGAAGAGGGCCGACGCCTGATGCTGCTGGCGCCGGTAGTGAAAGATCGTAAGGGTGAGCATACCAAAACGCTGGAGAACCTCGCGGCGCAGGGCTATATCCGCGCGCGTATCGACGGCGAAGTGTGCGATCTCTCCGATCCGCCGAAGCTGGAGCTGCAGAAGAAGCACACCATCGAAGTGGTTATCGACCGCTTTAAGGTGCGTGAGGATCTGTCGACGCGCCTCGCTGAATCCTTTGAAACCGCGCTGGAGCTCTCCGGCGGGACGGCGATCGTCGCCGATATGGACGACGCAGACGCAGAAGAGCTGCTCTTCTCCGCCAACTTCGCCTGCCCGATCTGCGGCTACAGCATGCGCGAACTGGAGCCGCGTCTCTTTTCGTTCAACAACCCGGCAGGCGCCTGCCCGACCTGCGACGGCCTGGGCGTGCAGCAATATTTCGATCCTGACCGCGTGGTGCAGAACGGCGAGCTGTCGCTGGCCGGCGGCGCGATCCGCGGCTGGGATCGCCGCAACTTCTACTACTTCCAGATGCTGCGCTCGCTGGCCGAACATCTCAGTTTCGACGTTGAAGCGCCGTTCAACAGCCTGAGCGAGAAAGCGCGCCAGGTTATTCTCTTCGGCTCCGGCAAAGAGAACATTGAGTTTAAGTACATCAACGATCGCGGCGACACCTCGGTGCGTCGTCACCCGTTTGAAGGCGTGCTGCACAATATGGAGCGTCGTTATAAAGAGACGGAATCCACCGCGGTGCGCGAAGATCTGGCGAAGTTTATCAGCAACCGCGCCTGCGCCAGCTGCGAAGGTACCCGTCTGCGTCGCGAAGCGCGTCACGTTTTTGTCGAAAACACCAATCTGCCGACTATCTCCGATATGAGCATCGGTCACGCGATGGATTTCTTCCGCAACCTTAAGCTGAGCGGCCAGCGCGCCAAAATCGCGGAAAAAGTGCTGAAGGAGATTGGCGACCGTCTGAGCTTCCTGGTGAACGTCGGCCTGAACTATCTCTCGATGTCGCGCTCCGCAGAGACGCTTTCCGGCGGCGAAGCGCAGCGTATCCGCCTGGCGAGCCAGATCGGCGCCGGCCTGGTGGGCGTGATGTATGTGCTGGACGAGCCGTCAATCGGCCTGCATCAGCGCGACAACGAGCGTCTGCTCAGCACCCTGATCCACCTGCGCGATCTCGGCAACACCGTGATTGTGGTCGAGCATGACGAAGACGCTATCCGCGCGGCGGATCACGTGATCGATATCGGGCCGGGCGCCGGCGTACACGGCGGCCAGATCGTGGCGGAAGGCACGGTGCACGAAATCATGGCGGTAGAGGAGTCGCTGACCGGCCAGTTCCTCAGCGGCAAGCGCGAGATCGCGGTACCGCAAGAGCGCGTGAAAGGCGACCCGACCAAAACGCTGAAGCTCAGCGGCGCACGCGGCAATAACCTGAAAGACGTGACGCTGACGCTGCCGGTCGGCCTGTTTACCTGTATCACCGGCGTCTCCGGCTCGGGTAAATCGACCCTGATCAACGATACGCTGTTCCCAATCGCGCAGCGCCACCTGAACGGCGCGACCACGGGCGAAGCGGCGCCCTATCGCGAGATCAGCGGGCTTGAGCACTTCGATAAGGTGATCGATATCGATCAGAGCCCGATCGGCCGCACGCCGCGTTCCAACCCGGCGACCTACACCGGCATCTTTACGCCGGTGCGCGAGCTGTTTGCCGGGGTGCCGGAAGCGCGTTCGCGCGGCTACAATCCGGGCCGCTTTAGCTTTAACGTGCGCGGCGGCCGCTGCGAAGCCTGCCAGGGCGACGGCGTACTGAAGGTAGAGATGCACTTCCTGCCCGATATCTACGTGCCCTGCGACCAGTGCAAAGGCAAGCGCTACAACCGCGAGACGCTGGAGATTAAGTACAAAGGCAAGAGCATCCATGAAGTGCTGGAGATGACCATCGAAGAGGCGCGTGAGTTCTTCGACGCCGTCCCGGCGCTGGCGCGCAAGCTCCAGACGCTGATCGATGTGGGCCTCTCCTACATCCGTCTCGGCCAGTCGGCGACGACGCTTTCCGGCGGTGAGGCGCAGCGCGTCAAGCTGGCTCGCGAGCTGTCAAAACGCGGTACCGGCCAGACGCTCTATATTCTGGATGAGCCGACAACCGGCCTGCACTTCGCCGATATCGCCCAGCTGCTGGAGGTGCTGCATCAGCTGCGCAACCAGGGCAACACCATCGTGGTGATTGAGCACAACCTTGACGTGATCAAGACGGCGGACTGGATTGTCGACCTGGGCCCGGAAGGCGGTAGCGGCGGCGGCGAAATCCTCGTTGCCGGCACGCCGGAAACCGTGGCGGAGTGCGAGAAATCCCACACCGCGCGCTTCCTGAAGCCGCTGCTGAAGAAAAAGAGCGCCTGACGCTTAGCGATAAGCGGCTGGCCCTTTATGGACGCACCTCAACCATGGGGTGCGTATCCGCGC encodes the following:
- the uvrA gene encoding excinuclease ABC subunit UvrA, which gives rise to MDKIEVRGARTHNLKNINLIIPRDKLIVVTGLSGSGKSSLAFDTLYAEGQRRYVESLSAYARQFLSLMEKPDVDHIEGLSPAISIEQKSTSHNPRSTVGTITEIHDYLRLLFARVGEPRCPDHDVPLAAQTVSQMVDNVLAQEEGRRLMLLAPVVKDRKGEHTKTLENLAAQGYIRARIDGEVCDLSDPPKLELQKKHTIEVVIDRFKVREDLSTRLAESFETALELSGGTAIVADMDDADAEELLFSANFACPICGYSMRELEPRLFSFNNPAGACPTCDGLGVQQYFDPDRVVQNGELSLAGGAIRGWDRRNFYYFQMLRSLAEHLSFDVEAPFNSLSEKARQVILFGSGKENIEFKYINDRGDTSVRRHPFEGVLHNMERRYKETESTAVREDLAKFISNRACASCEGTRLRREARHVFVENTNLPTISDMSIGHAMDFFRNLKLSGQRAKIAEKVLKEIGDRLSFLVNVGLNYLSMSRSAETLSGGEAQRIRLASQIGAGLVGVMYVLDEPSIGLHQRDNERLLSTLIHLRDLGNTVIVVEHDEDAIRAADHVIDIGPGAGVHGGQIVAEGTVHEIMAVEESLTGQFLSGKREIAVPQERVKGDPTKTLKLSGARGNNLKDVTLTLPVGLFTCITGVSGSGKSTLINDTLFPIAQRHLNGATTGEAAPYREISGLEHFDKVIDIDQSPIGRTPRSNPATYTGIFTPVRELFAGVPEARSRGYNPGRFSFNVRGGRCEACQGDGVLKVEMHFLPDIYVPCDQCKGKRYNRETLEIKYKGKSIHEVLEMTIEEAREFFDAVPALARKLQTLIDVGLSYIRLGQSATTLSGGEAQRVKLARELSKRGTGQTLYILDEPTTGLHFADIAQLLEVLHQLRNQGNTIVVIEHNLDVIKTADWIVDLGPEGGSGGGEILVAGTPETVAECEKSHTARFLKPLLKKKSA